In the genome of Actinomycetota bacterium, the window GCCTGACGTTCACCCCGAGTACGTCGTCACGACCGTGACCTGCACCTGCGGCGAGACCTTCGTCACCCGCAGTACGGCCAAGAGCGGCCAGATTCACGCAGACGTCTGCTCGCAGTGCCATCCCTTCTACACCGGAAAGCAGAAGATCCTCGACACTGGCGGCCGAGTGGCTCGCTTCGAGAAGCGCTTCGGCAAGAAGGACGAGAGCAACTAGTTTTCGACCCCGGGCGCCGGCCTGGGGTCGACCGCGTGTCTCCCCCGTCGCGCGGTCGACCCCAGACCGGCGCCCGGATTCATTTACCGCTACTTGGAGGACGCCGTCGTGTTTGAAGCCTGTGCCGAGCTCGTGAAGGAGTACGGCGAGCTCGAACTACGGCTGTCTGATCCAGCGGTCCATGGTGATCAAACCCTGGCCCGAAATCTTGGCCGGCGTTTTGCCGAGCTCGGACCCGTCGTTGCTGCATATCGAGACTGGTCTGCCCTGCATGATGATGTCGTGGCTGCCACAGAACTGGCAGCCGATGACGAGGCCTTTGCTCTTGAACTGCCGCAATTGCTGGCAAGTGAGCAGGTGGCTGCGGAGTACCTGACCACCTTGCTGCTTCCGCGGGACCCGATGGATGACAAGGACGTCATCCTTGAGATCAAGTCGGGGGAGGGCGGCGAGGAATCCGCATTGTTCGCTGGAGATCTGGCCCGCATGTATCTGCGCTATGCCGAGCGTCGAGGTTGGGCCACTGAGGTCATCGAAGCCGTCGAGTCAGATCTTGGTGGTTACAAGGATGTTGCCATCGCAGTAAAGACCCGCGGCATTCCCCAGCCGGGTGAGGCGCCTTTTGCCCGTCTGAAGTTCGAAGGTGGCGTTCACCGCGTGCAGCGGGTTCCGGCAACAGAGTCTCAGGGACGCATCCATACCTCGGCCGCGGGAGTGCTCGTGCTGCCTGAAGCTGAAGATGTGGAAGTTGAGATTGACGCGAGTGATCTGCGCATCGATGTGTATCGCTCCTCAGGCCCGGGTGGGCAGAGCGTCAACACGACCGACAGCGCCGTGCGCATTACCCACCTTCCGACGGGGGTTGTGGTCTCCTGTCAGAACGAGAAGAGTCAGCTGCAGAACAAGGAGTCGGCTATGCGCATTCTGCGAGCACGCCTGCTGGCTGCCGCGGAAGAGGCTGCTGCCAAGGATGCATCCGACGTTCGTCGTTCACAGGTCCGCACCGTTGATCGCAGTGAGCGCATCCGCACCTATAACTACCCCGAGAATCGATTGAACGACCACCGCGTCGGATTCAAGTCTCACAACCTGGATCAGATTCTTGACGGAGATATCGACGCCGTGATTCAGGCCTGCATCGACGCCGACAATGCAGCGAAGTTGGCAATAGGCGGCGGCAAGTGAGTTTCGACTCGGTTCACACAACCGGGGGTCGCGAGTCAATTCGCGACGTGCTCTTTGACGCAGAACGACGGCTCACCGCCGCTGGAGTTCCATCACCCTCAGTCGACGCTGGGCAGATTGTCGCCTTCGCCTTGGGTATTCAGCGCAATCGCCTGATCCTGCAGGACTCAGTGGATTCTGACCAGCGGGTGCAGATCGAGAAGCTGATGACTCAGCGACTGTCTCGGGTGCCTTTGCAGCACCTGCTCGGCTCAACGGGGTTTCGTCGCATCGAAGTCGCGGTAGGTCCTGGCGTGTTCATTCCGCGGCCCGAAACAGAGCTCGTGACCGAAGCTGCGATTCGTGAATTGCAGAGCCAACCCATCGGCTCGCGCATAGCGGTCGACCTTTGCAGCGGCAGCGGGGCTATCGCGATCTCACTTGGCATGGAAGTCGACAATTCGCGGGTGCATGCAGTTGAACTCTCCAGTGATGCTCTGGTGTGGACTCGGCGCAATGTGGACGCCTATGTCGATGCCCTCGCAGCCAACGGCTCAAGGGTTGAGGTCATTCAAGATGACGCAGCGACCGTGGCCGATCGCGAACGACCGCTTGCTCGACTGCTCGGGCAGGTTGCAGTAGTCGTCAGCAATCCTCCATATATCCCCGACTCCATGATTCCGCGTGAGATTGAAGTGCGAGATCACGAGCCGAAGATTGCGCTCTACGGCGGCGAAGATGGTTTGAACGTCGTTCGAGATGTGCTGAAGACCGCAGCAATGCTCTTGTCACCTGGCGGACTGCTGGTGATCGAGCATGCCGACGTGCAGGGAGCTGACGCGGGTCTGCGAGGAGTGCCCGGTGTGGCAAAGGCAATGGCTGCTGACTATGAAGTGGCTGCAATCACGGGGCTCGCATTGGGAACTCCGGTGTGGACTGACGTTTCAGATCGCATCGATCTCAATGGGCTGCCCAGATTCACGATTGCTCGACGAGCCAAGTAGCCATGCTCATCCTTGCCAGCGCCACGGGACCAGATCGCGTGCGAGCAATCAATGCAGCGGTCAGCGCGGTGAAGCGTGGGGATCTTGTACTGCTTCCCACGGAGTCGGCTTACGCGCTGGTGACGGATCCCTTTTCGTCTCGAGGTGTTGCAGCCTTGCGCGCAGCCAAGGGGCAGTCCCATGATTCGCCGCTGTCCTTGATGGTCCCAAGCGCGGCGACTGTCGCGGGGATTGCCGCTGGTGTCACACCGCCGGTCAATGCACTGATGCAGGCCTTCTGGCCAGGTCCGTTGACTTTGCTGCTGAGACCGCAGCCGACCTTGGCCTGGGATCTCTCGCCGGATCTTCCAATCGCTGTCCGTATGCCCTTGCACCCAGTGATCCTGGCGGTACTTGTCAGATGTGGTCCGTTGGTCGTGACAACAGCGAATACGCCAGGTCTGCCCGCCCCGCTCAGCGTCGAAGCCGTGATGGAGCAATTGGGCGAATGTGCCGCACTTGCAGTGGATGCCGGTGAGCTCCAAGCCGCGGACTTGCCCAGCACCGTGCTCGATATGTCTGGCTTGGATCCAAAAGTGGTGCGCCAAGGCTCACTGAGCATCGTCCAGCTCCAGCAAGTCGCCCCCGGAATCCCTGCCGAACCGCACTAGCGGCTGATTTGGCTGATGTTCCTGGGCAGCCTCTGGTCTGGCTTTGCGTAGAGTGGGACTTTCATCTTCACGAGGAGTTTCATGACCACCACACCCTTCTGGGGCCCAGATTTCAACGCACTCGCGGCTGAGGATCCCGAGATCGCCCATGTGCTGTTGGCCGAGCTGGAGCGTCTGCGTGGCGGATTGCAGCTCATCGCGAGTGAGAACTTCACCTCTCCTGCAGTCTTGGCTGCGCTCGGCTCAACTCTGAGCAACAAGTATGCAGAGGGCTACCCAGGCAAGCGCTACTACGGCGGCTGCGCAGAGGTTGATGTTGCCGAGAACATCGGCATCGCCCGTGCCAAGGAGCTGTTCGGCGCTGATCACGCGAACTTGCAGCCGCACAGTGGTGCCAGCGCAAATATCGCTGTCTATGGCGCGTTCGCCAAGCCCGGCGACACTGTGCTGGCGATGAGCCTGCCGCACGGCGGGCACCTGACTCACGGCTCAAAGGTCAATTTCTCCGGCAAGTGGTTCAACATCGTCTCCTATGGCGTCCGTCAGGACACTGAAGTCATTGACTACGACGAGGTGCGTGCGCTGGCCATTCAGCACAAGCCCCGCATGATCATCTGCGGCGCAACGGCCTACCCGCGCCTCATCGACTTCGAAGCGTTCCGATCCATAGCTGACGAGGTTGGCGCGATCCTCATGGTCGATGCGGCGCACTTCATCGGACTGGTCGCCGGCAAGGCGATTCCAAGTCCGGTGCCCTTCGCAGACGTCGTGACCTTCACCACGCACAAGGTGCTGCGCGGACCCCGCGGCGGCATGATCCTTTGCCGGGCTGAGCACGCTGCCGCGATCGACAAGGCCGTCTTCCCGATGATGCAAGGCGGCCCCTTGATGCACGCCGTCGCCGGCAAGGCAGTAGCGCTGAAAGAGGCGGCTACACCGGAGTACGCCGCATACGCCAAGCAGGTCATCGCGAATGCTCAGGCACTTGCGGCGGGCCTGGCAGATGAAGGGATGCGTCCTGTCAGTGGTGGTACCGACACCCATCTGGCGCTCATCGATCTTCAAGGCCTGGATGTCACGGGTGCCGATGCTGAGACGCGCTGCGACGCGGCCCGCATCACCTTGAACAAGAACGCGATTCCCTATGACCCCCAGCCGCCAGCTGTTGCCTCCGGAATCCGAGTAGGCACACCGGCGGTCACCACTCAAGGCATGGGTGTTCCCGAGATGGAAGTCATTGCATCCGTCATCGGACAGGTAGTTCGCGATGTCGACGGGCTCAAGACTGCTGACATCGCGGCGCAGGTGTCCGAGCTGGTCGCCAAGTTCCCGGCCTACCCGCGGCCATAACTTGCGCGAATACCTCCTGTGCCTGCTCGCCGCCGCCGCGGTGACGTACTTGACCACCCCAGTGGTCGAGCGGATCGCAGTGCGATTCAAGGTGATAGCTGAGGTACGGGATCGCGATGTGCACGCTGAGTCCACGCCACGGCTCGGTGGTTTGGCCATGTTCCTGGGCTTGATGACTGGCCTGCTTCTTGCCAGCAAGCTGCCCAAGATGGGTTCGGTCTTCGGTCAGGCCGACACACCATTTGCTCTGCTTTCAGCCGCGACGGTGATCGTGCTGCTGGGAATCGTGGATGACAAATGGGGCCTGGACGCGCCAATCAAACTGGCCGGACAAGTGCTCGCAGCTGGCTTGATGGCACTTCAGGGCATTTCAGTGATCTGGCTTCCCTTTGGCGGAACCTTCGTCGTGGATCCGGTGACCAGCGTGCTGCTCACCGTGCTCATCGTGTTGGTCAGTATCAATGCCATCAATTTCGTTGATGGACTTGACGGCCTGGCTGCTGGCATTGTCGCGGTGGCAGCTGGAGCGTTCTTTGCCTACTCATACTTGCTATCTGTCGAGCTTGGCATCGCCAGGGCAACCTTGGCCACCCTCGTCTCGGTCCTCTTGGTCGGCATGTGCGTGGGCTTCCTGCCGCACAACACCTTCCGAGCACGCATTTTCATGGGCGATACCGGTTCGATGCTGCTGGGTCTGCTGTTGGCGGCGGCAACCATCACCCTGACCGGTCAGATCGACCCGAGCGTGGTGGCCGGACCAGCGCTGCTGCCCACTTTGCTGCCGCTGCTCATTCCCTTGGCCGTCATGGCCATCCCGCTGGTCGACCTTGTAATGGCCGTCATCCGACGCACTCGGGCCGGGCGCAACCCCTTTGCTCCGGACAAGCAGCACCTGCACCATCGACTCCTGGAGATGGGGCACTCCCAGCAGCGGGCGGTGCTGCTGATGTACGCATGGACCGGTCTGATCGCCGGAACCGCGGTGGCTGTCGCATTTGTCCCAGTTGGCTATGCCTTGGCGGGCGGCGCACTGGGTCTGGGCCTGCTGATCTGGGCGGTCAAGCGTCCAAGCGTGAGCAAAGCCACCTCCTCGAACCAACTACGGACTGGAACTTTGCGCTAGCGTCCACTGCGTGCCGTCTGCCAGCGAAGTTCCTGTGCTGCGCACAGCCGGATTGGCAACCTTGGTCGTCGGCCTTGTTTCGATCGTCTTGGCCGGCATCTTCCGTGGCAAGGATGGCCTCATCGGTGCCCTCGTGGCCACGGTCCTGGTGCTGTTGTTCTTCGGAATTGGCAATCTTGTCCTGAACTGGGCCCTGCGCGCCCATCCTCAGATCGCCCTGTCGATCGCCTTGTTGACTTACGTAGTGAAGATCGGCGTCCTGTTTGTGCTGATCATCGCCTTCGCGAACACCACCTTGTTCAATACCAAGGTCTTCGCCCTTGTTGTCGTGATCTGCACGATCACCTGGACCCTGGCCGAGGTTGTGCTGTGGTCACGCTCGAGGGTTTTGTACGTCGAGCCCGGGACTGGCCCATGAGCTCAGAATCAGGCTTCGCAAGTCAAGATGAAGTCGCGAAATTAACCTCTGCCCCCAGACGGTTTCCACCGTCAAATGGATGGTACGGTTCGACCGCTAGAAACCGGTCTGTCTCGTTGGACGAGTCAAGAGATATGGCCGATACTGCATGGACAATCACCAGTCGCATCGCCTCCGGCCTGCTTCTGTATACCGGTTTGGGCTGGTTGTTGTCCCTGTGGATCGGACATGCGCCCTTGCTCATGGCAACCGGGGCCTTGCTCGGGCTTGGTTTGTCCTTCGTTCTCATCTTTGGTGGATTGAAAGCGGAGAACAAAAAGATTTCCGAAGAAATGAAGCGGAAGTCATCATCGTGACCTTCTTGGAGGAATTCCTTGTCAGCTGAAGTCGTGATCGCCTCTGGTGGTCTTGATTGTCACTTGATGTCCGGGTGTGGTTTCCCCGCGCCTGGTGCAGAGATCTTCCAGTTCGATGCTGTGCTGACATTCAGCATCGGTGCCTTGGAAGTGAACATCAGCAAGGTGAGCATCGTCATCGCCATCATGGCAATCGTTGTGATGGGCTTCTTCACCTACGCCTTCCGCAAGCCCAAGTTGGTGCCGCGTGGCGCCCAGAATGTCGGCGAGCTCGGCTACACCTTCATTCGTGATGGCATTGCCCGCGAGACCATGGGCAAGGAGGGCGACAAGTTCGTGCCCTTCCTGTTCACGCTCTTCTTCTTCATCTGGATGCTGAACTTCGCGGGCATCGTTCCGTTCCTTCAGATTCCGGCCACCTCAACCTTCGCCATTCCAGTGGCCTTCGCCATCATCGTGTACCTGACCTGGGTGCCACTGGGCATCTACCGCCAGGGCTTCGTCGGCTTCTTCAAGGCCATGATGTTCCCGCCGGGCGTGCCCAAGGCCATGTACGTACTGCTGGCTCCGCTGGAGTTTCTCTCCAACATCCTCGTCCGTCCCGCCACACACGCCATCCGTCTGTTTGCCAACATGTTCGCTGGCCACCTTCTGATCGCCACCTTCAGCATCGCTGCCTTCTATCTGATCAGCGCGAGCGTGGTGGGCATCCTTGGTTCGGCAGCGTCATTTGTTGTCGCCATCGCCCTGACTGCCTTCGAAGCGCTGATCCAAGGGCTGCAGGCATATATCTTCACGCTACTCACCGCGGTCTACATCAGCGGCGCCTTGCGTGCTGAGCACTGAGACGCACGACAGATATTTGCTCGACTACAACTGAAGATGCCCTACTACCCCAGACCCCAGACCGGCGGAACGACCGTCGGCCAGGCAAAGTAAAGGAAACGACATGTCGCTTCTCGCGGAAGTCACCGGCTCCATCGGTTCGATCGGCTATGGCCTCGCAGCCATTGGCCCAGGCGTTGGCATTGGCATCATCTTCGGTCAAGGTGTGCAGGCAATTGCCCGCCAGCCTGAGGCCTATGGCGTCATTCGTCAGAACATGATCTTGGGCTTCGCCCTTGCTGAGGCACTTGCCCTGATCGGCTTCGTGGCTCCGTTCGTCTACGGCGTCTAATCCCAGTCTCCGCGATTCACGTGCAGGAACCTGAAGGGGTTAACTCGTGACACACATCTTTGCTGCAGTCCTCGCCGCAACCGAGGGTGAAGAGATGCCGTCTGTGCTGGCGGTGCCTATTGATGAACTCATCATTGGGCTCATCGCCTTCTTCGTCGTGTTCGGTGTGCTGGCCAAGCTGGCTCTTCCTTCCATCAAGAAGATGCTCGACGAGCGCAGCGACACCATCGAAGGCGGCATTCTTCGCGCTGAAGAGGCACAGGCGCAGGCAGCCACTGTCCTTGAGGAATACAAGGAGCATCTTGCCTCGGCCCGCGAAGAGGCCTCGGCCATTCGCACCCAGGCACAGGCTGACCGCACCGCGATCATCGAAGAGGCTCGCAATGAGGCTCGCACGGCCGCAGCAACTGTCACAGCAAATGCTGAGGCACAGATCGCTGCCGAGCGCGCTCAGGCAACCGCGTCACTGACACGTCAGGTTGGCGAGCTCGCCGTCGGACTGGCTGGCAAGGTCGTGGGCACATCCTTGGATGAGGATGCCCGCGTTCGCCAGACTGTCGAAGACTTCATCGCTGACCTCGAGCAGCAGGCGGCACGCTGATGCTTGGTGCCAGTCGCGGCTCGATGAGCCATCAGGTTGAGGTCCTTGAAGCACGGCGCACAAGCCCGGGCTTTGACCTCTTGGCACAGGAGTTGTTCTCCGTTGCTGACCTGCTTGGACGCGAGAAGCTGCTGCGCAATGCGTTGGCTGACTCCGGTCAGTCGGAGCAGTCTCGAGTTGCCTTGGCGACTGAGGTCTTCTCCTCCCGCGTGAGCGCACTGGCAACCGAAGTCCTCATCCAGATCATTGGCGACCGCTGGTCGACCGACCAGGATCTGGTACTGGCAATCGAGGAACTCGCCACGCAGGCGGCATTTGGCGTCGCCGACACCAACGGCCAACTTGATGCCACCGAAGAGGAGATCTTCCTGTTCGGACGCGCTATCGATGAGTCCTCAACTCTGCAGATGGCACTGACTGATCCGTCGTCACCTGCAGATACCAAGGCATCCATCGTGCGCGATCTCCTTGCTGGCCGCGCCACCGCGGCCACCGAGCAGGTGCTGGCCTACACGGTTGGCCACCTGCACGGTCGACGCATCGATTCGGTCATCGAGCACCTCTGCGATCTGGCTGCTCGTCAGCGCGATCGCGTTGTCGCTGAGGTGCGCGTTGCCCGTCCGCTGGATGCTGATCACACCCGTCGTCTTGCCGATGCGCTGAGCCGCATCAATGGACGCACAGTTCGACTCAATGTCGCTGTGGACCCCTCGGTCCTCGGCGGCGTGTACGTCAAGGTTGGCGATGAGGTCATTGATGGCACCATCGCAGCCAAGCTCGAGCAAGCCCGCCGAGTCGTACTCGGATAACAGACCAAAACCAAGCAGTTCAAGGCGCCTCCCACACACGTGGGTGCGAGAAAGAAAGGTCACCATGACGGAGCTGACGATCCGACCGGAAGAAATCCGGGATGCGATCGAGCGGAACGTCGCGGCGTACTCGCCCGCAACCGCCCGAGAAGAAGTTGGTCGTGTCATCGAAACTGGTGACGGCATCGCACGCGTGGAGGGTCTCCACTCAGCGATGACCAACGAGTTGTTGGAGTTCGAGGGCGGCCTTCTTGGTCTGGCCTTGAACCTGGACATTCGTGAAATCGGTGTGGTGCTGCTGGGTGATGGCTCCAAGATCGAAGAAGGTCAAGCAGTGCGCCGCACCGGCGAAGTGCTGTCCGTGCCGATCGGTGATGGCTTCATGGGTCGCGTTGTCGATCCCCTTGGCATGCCGATCGATGGCCTTGGCCCGATCGAAGCTGAAGGCCGTCGTGCCCTGGAGATTCAGGCACCCTCGGTTGTGCAGCGCCAGCCGGTGAAGGAGCCGCTGCTCACTGGCATCAAGGCAATCGATGCCATGACCGCCATTGGCCGCGGCCAGCGTCAGCTGATCATCGGTGACCGCCAGACCGGCAAGACGGCGGTCTGCCTGGACACCATCTTGAATCAGCGTGAGGCCTGGCTGACCGGAGATCCCAAGAAGCAGGTGCGGTGCATCTACGTGGCGATCGGCCAGAAGGGCTCCACCATCGCCTCGGTCAAGGGCGCTCTTGAGGAGTACGGCGCTCTTGAGTACACAACGATCGTCGCCTCACCAGCCTCTGACCCTGCCGGCTTCAAGTACCTGGCTCCGTACACCGGTTCGGCGATCGGCCAGCACTGGATGTACCAGGGCAAGAACGTCCTCATCGTCTTTGATGACCTCTCCAAGCAGGCTGAGGCCTACCGCGCCGTTTCCCTGCTCCTTCGTCGCCCACCGGGCCGCGAGGCGTACCCCGGTGACGTCTTCTACTTGCACAGCCGTCTCCTTGAGCGCTGCGCCAAGCTGTCCGAAGAGCTCGGTGGCGGCTCGATGACTGGTCTTCCGATCATCGAGACCAAGGCAAATGACGTCTCGGCCTATATCCCGACCAACGTCATCTCGATCACCGATGGTCAGTGCTTCTTGGAGTCTGACCTCTTCAACTCCGGTGTTCGTCCGGCAATCAACGTCGGCATCTCGGTGTCGCGCGTGGGCGGCTCAGCTCAGCCCAAGGCGATGCGCAAGGTTGCCGGTCGTCTTCGTCTGGATCTGGCTCAGTTCCGTGAGCTTGAGGCCTTCGCCGCTTTCGGCTCCGACCTTGACGCCACGTCAAAGGCCCAGCTTGGTCGCGGATCACGCTTGGTCGAACTGCTCAAGCAGCCGCAGTACGCACCGCAGTCGATGGAGCGCGAAGTCGTGTCCGTATGGGCCGGCACCACGGGCCAGCTCGATGAGGTTCCTGTCGAGGACATTCGCCGCTTCGACAAGGAGTTCCTGGAGTACATCGACCGTGCGCAGCCAGGTGTGTTCGATGCCATTCGGACCACCACTGATCTCTCGGACGACACGGTTTCGGTTCTGGAAACCGCGATGGCGGCCTTCAAGCGTGAGTTCACCACGCATGCGGGTCACCTCTTGGTCAACGATGAGCCAGTTGGCGCTGTGGCCGATGAAGAAATCGACCACGCCAAGGTCACCCGGACTGTTCGGGGCTAATACACATGGGTGCACAGCAGAGGGTCTTCCGCCGACGGATTCGTTCCGTCAGCGCGACCAAGAAGATCACGAAGGCGATGGAGCTCATTGCTTCATCGCGCATCGTGAAGGCGCAGCAGCGCCTTGATGCTGCATTGCCGTACCTCAAGCAGTTGCTTGCCGCAATCAGTGCAGCCGCAACGGGTGCGTCAGATGTGGCCAAGCATCCGCTGATGGCCAATCCGGAAAATCGTACGAAGGCCGCGGTGTTGGTCGTCACTGCTGACCGCGGGCTTGCTGGAGCATATTCAGCCAACACCCTGCGTGAAGCTGAGGCGCTGTACACGAACCTTCGCGAGAACGGTGTCACCTCGATCCCATTCGTGGTCGGTCGCAAGGGAGTGTCGTACTACCGCTTCCGCGAGCGTGCGATGGGTGGGGAGTACACCGGCTTCACTGATCAGCCCACCTACGCTGATGCCAAGCGCATCGGTGAGGATCTCCTCAACGCGTTCCTCACGCCCGTTGAAGAAGGCGGTGTCGATGAGATTCACATCGTCTACACGCATTTCATCAACATGGGCACTCAGGATGTGCGCATCCTGCGTGTGCTTCCCCTTGAGGTCGTCGATGAGGTCATTGAGAAGGATTCGGCCCTGCCATTCCCGCTCTATGAATTCGAACCCGATGCCGAGACTGTGCTTGACGGATTGCTTCCGCAGTACATCCAGCATTCGGTCTACACCGCGCTGCTGCTTGCCGCAGCCTCAGAACATGCCGCGCGTCGTCGTGCAATGAAGTCCGCAACGGATAATGCCGAGGAACTCATTCGCACGTTGACTCGTCAGGCAAACCAGGCCCGTCAGGCCGAGATCACCCAAGAAATCAGCGAGATCGTTGGCGGCGCAGACGCGCTCGCCTCGAGCTAGGAGAAGGAATCGCCATGACCGAAACGACCCAGACTTCCGCCGGCGTGGGCCGCGTTGCTCGCGTCACCGGACCGGTCGTCGACGTGGAGTTCCCCGTCGAGGCCATGCCGGCGTTGTACAACGCCCTGCACGTCACGGTGTCCTTCAACTCAGGTGAGGAAGGCGCAACTGAGCGCCTGCTGACCCTTGAAGTTGCACAGCACATCGGCGACAACATGGTGCGCGCCATCTCCATGCAGGCAACCGACGGCCTGGTCCGTGGCGCACCTGTCACCGACACCGGCGACGGCATCCTGGTCCCGGTCGGCGATGTGACCAAGGGTCACGTGTGGAACACGCTGGGCATCCCGCTCGACGTGCCCGCTGACTCCCTTGAGATCAAGGAGCGTTGGAGCATCCACCGCAATGCACCAGCGTTCGATCAGCTGGAGTCCAAGACTGAGGTCTTCTGGACCGGCATCAAGGTCATCGACCTGCTCACCCCGTACGTCAAGGGCGGCAAGATCGGCCTGTTCGGTGGTGCCGGTGTCGGCAAGACCGTGCTGATCCAGGAGATGATCTACCGAGTTGCTGAGAACTTCAGTGGTGTGTCGGTGTTCGCCGGTGTCGGCGAGCGCACCCGTGAGGGCAACGACCTCTTCCTGGAAATGAGCGAGTCAGGTGTTCTTGAGAAGACCGCACTGGTGTTCGGTCAGATGGATGAGCCACCGGGCACGCGCTTGCGCGTGGCTCTGACCGCATTGACGATGGCGGAGTACTTCCGCGATGTGCAGAAGCAGGACGTGCTGCTCTTCGTTGACAACATCTTCCGTTTCACTCAGGCA includes:
- the glyA gene encoding serine hydroxymethyltransferase, with the translated sequence MTTTPFWGPDFNALAAEDPEIAHVLLAELERLRGGLQLIASENFTSPAVLAALGSTLSNKYAEGYPGKRYYGGCAEVDVAENIGIARAKELFGADHANLQPHSGASANIAVYGAFAKPGDTVLAMSLPHGGHLTHGSKVNFSGKWFNIVSYGVRQDTEVIDYDEVRALAIQHKPRMIICGATAYPRLIDFEAFRSIADEVGAILMVDAAHFIGLVAGKAIPSPVPFADVVTFTTHKVLRGPRGGMILCRAEHAAAIDKAVFPMMQGGPLMHAVAGKAVALKEAATPEYAAYAKQVIANAQALAAGLADEGMRPVSGGTDTHLALIDLQGLDVTGADAETRCDAARITLNKNAIPYDPQPPAVASGIRVGTPAVTTQGMGVPEMEVIASVIGQVVRDVDGLKTADIAAQVSELVAKFPAYPRP
- a CDS encoding L-threonylcarbamoyladenylate synthase, whose product is MLILASATGPDRVRAINAAVSAVKRGDLVLLPTESAYALVTDPFSSRGVAALRAAKGQSHDSPLSLMVPSAATVAGIAAGVTPPVNALMQAFWPGPLTLLLRPQPTLAWDLSPDLPIAVRMPLHPVILAVLVRCGPLVVTTANTPGLPAPLSVEAVMEQLGECAALAVDAGELQAADLPSTVLDMSGLDPKVVRQGSLSIVQLQQVAPGIPAEPH
- a CDS encoding HemK/PrmC family methyltransferase; protein product: MSFDSVHTTGGRESIRDVLFDAERRLTAAGVPSPSVDAGQIVAFALGIQRNRLILQDSVDSDQRVQIEKLMTQRLSRVPLQHLLGSTGFRRIEVAVGPGVFIPRPETELVTEAAIRELQSQPIGSRIAVDLCSGSGAIAISLGMEVDNSRVHAVELSSDALVWTRRNVDAYVDALAANGSRVEVIQDDAATVADRERPLARLLGQVAVVVSNPPYIPDSMIPREIEVRDHEPKIALYGGEDGLNVVRDVLKTAAMLLSPGGLLVIEHADVQGADAGLRGVPGVAKAMAADYEVAAITGLALGTPVWTDVSDRIDLNGLPRFTIARRAK
- the atpE gene encoding ATP synthase F0 subunit C, with the protein product MSLLAEVTGSIGSIGYGLAAIGPGVGIGIIFGQGVQAIARQPEAYGVIRQNMILGFALAEALALIGFVAPFVYGV
- the rpmE gene encoding 50S ribosomal protein L31 — protein: MKPDVHPEYVVTTVTCTCGETFVTRSTAKSGQIHADVCSQCHPFYTGKQKILDTGGRVARFEKRFGKKDESN
- the prfA gene encoding peptide chain release factor 1; protein product: MFEACAELVKEYGELELRLSDPAVHGDQTLARNLGRRFAELGPVVAAYRDWSALHDDVVAATELAADDEAFALELPQLLASEQVAAEYLTTLLLPRDPMDDKDVILEIKSGEGGEESALFAGDLARMYLRYAERRGWATEVIEAVESDLGGYKDVAIAVKTRGIPQPGEAPFARLKFEGGVHRVQRVPATESQGRIHTSAAGVLVLPEAEDVEVEIDASDLRIDVYRSSGPGGQSVNTTDSAVRITHLPTGVVVSCQNEKSQLQNKESAMRILRARLLAAAEEAAAKDASDVRRSQVRTVDRSERIRTYNYPENRLNDHRVGFKSHNLDQILDGDIDAVIQACIDADNAAKLAIGGGK
- the atpB gene encoding F0F1 ATP synthase subunit A, whose protein sequence is MSAEVVIASGGLDCHLMSGCGFPAPGAEIFQFDAVLTFSIGALEVNISKVSIVIAIMAIVVMGFFTYAFRKPKLVPRGAQNVGELGYTFIRDGIARETMGKEGDKFVPFLFTLFFFIWMLNFAGIVPFLQIPATSTFAIPVAFAIIVYLTWVPLGIYRQGFVGFFKAMMFPPGVPKAMYVLLAPLEFLSNILVRPATHAIRLFANMFAGHLLIATFSIAAFYLISASVVGILGSAASFVVAIALTAFEALIQGLQAYIFTLLTAVYISGALRAEH
- a CDS encoding MraY family glycosyltransferase — protein: MREYLLCLLAAAAVTYLTTPVVERIAVRFKVIAEVRDRDVHAESTPRLGGLAMFLGLMTGLLLASKLPKMGSVFGQADTPFALLSAATVIVLLGIVDDKWGLDAPIKLAGQVLAAGLMALQGISVIWLPFGGTFVVDPVTSVLLTVLIVLVSINAINFVDGLDGLAAGIVAVAAGAFFAYSYLLSVELGIARATLATLVSVLLVGMCVGFLPHNTFRARIFMGDTGSMLLGLLLAAATITLTGQIDPSVVAGPALLPTLLPLLIPLAVMAIPLVDLVMAVIRRTRAGRNPFAPDKQHLHHRLLEMGHSQQRAVLLMYAWTGLIAGTAVAVAFVPVGYALAGGALGLGLLIWAVKRPSVSKATSSNQLRTGTLR
- a CDS encoding F0F1 ATP synthase subunit B, which codes for MFAAVLAATEGEEMPSVLAVPIDELIIGLIAFFVVFGVLAKLALPSIKKMLDERSDTIEGGILRAEEAQAQAATVLEEYKEHLASAREEASAIRTQAQADRTAIIEEARNEARTAAATVTANAEAQIAAERAQATASLTRQVGELAVGLAGKVVGTSLDEDARVRQTVEDFIADLEQQAAR
- a CDS encoding F0F1 ATP synthase subunit delta produces the protein MLGASRGSMSHQVEVLEARRTSPGFDLLAQELFSVADLLGREKLLRNALADSGQSEQSRVALATEVFSSRVSALATEVLIQIIGDRWSTDQDLVLAIEELATQAAFGVADTNGQLDATEEEIFLFGRAIDESSTLQMALTDPSSPADTKASIVRDLLAGRATAATEQVLAYTVGHLHGRRIDSVIEHLCDLAARQRDRVVAEVRVARPLDADHTRRLADALSRINGRTVRLNVAVDPSVLGGVYVKVGDEVIDGTIAAKLEQARRVVLG